In Plasmodium chabaudi chabaudi strain AS genome assembly, chromosome: 9, the following proteins share a genomic window:
- a CDS encoding DNA-directed RNA polymerase I subunit RPA2, putative, whose protein sequence is MAVITSNNHKTNEASEKEIDRYKMDSKRSSISKNRNNEDNNKKIRRRINIDITDEEIKLHAKIIESLYPNIKLKIDKVINGTYNIFTKFLVQSHIDDFNSFINVYIKNMPETLPVIEYSPNINRYSCLNYEKKPTERVKFYISDIKIKSPVIKSDSGNIRNDYPYLCKLSCKTYEGEVLMVINKQYKNEIVQTTVSTGYIPIMVLSDLCNLKNLNKKELTQKGEDESLLGGFFIISGNLKIIRYVICPKYNTILLNEENKVHINCLLSDNSVFINSLVYSKNYEYGYLSRFQGSFIHMPFHVLILCLSPIKKKNYIYNKIKLGIKNENAIKYIENYINSIFLKNNINEKEVFEKYNLKYIGKYANVSRTIFRYYEGNNYKKGKSIIKYCVLPHLQSNSEKFETVCLMFKQLVLSKFKLINTVNKDSLEYHSVTTCSGLLSNILKERILNCFYRMQMVYARSLHKFLEKKYEMFKLNVKQIYLRYKEMILHELSEDHFNQISLNNNVDTLENNKALTSENDHLNSKMDATKKLRLMFMNEKEKLFASVDGYLREMFSDTRIFVENSKAFTAASFSVSYLFKTGNITSDHIHYQQRSGWAILADEINNLRLLTNFRAIHRGSFFQDVKVLSPRKLLGESWGFICPVHTPDGSPCGLLNHLSQYCCIYNVASNEPHKFNIKMYLKKIGININLDETSGIHTIYENQTIPIIVDSVPITYISENDFKRTVYKLKYAKNHNLYNLKSHFEIIAHLNEPSMMDSIIINTCTGRIIRPLLNLKMKCIEFISPGYQPYVSIAVNYDDIIKNNLARKILKKKENIVNLNSINNTKNTKKMTLKEQYHFFTNKKHNMEKEGENYNESEIVRKEKKKISKSKNKILDILENKKQYQFHEDEYISSSDYETSSESDKYSDDNMSSTTYIDSDENLNLDIYEQIPQKFEYMELKQTSFLSFLASLTPFSDHNQSPRNIYQCQMLKQTMGIQSLNMFYTFTNKIYRMITPQFPLVVTRDYELYGIDNFPSGTNAVVAILAYTGYDMEDALIINKASSDRGMFRTHIYKTEIIDLYKKTDSPDFVLGNNIRYTTNSLSSKNNMREHKGKFLNKDGLPCVNQKMVENNPLYSYINKKNELTTYEIFKTHGDYYVDCVSNSQSSNNQVAIIRLRTTRPPLVGDKFASRHGQKGVVSRLFPHEDMPFSESGIVPDVIFNPHGIPSRMTIGMLIESICGKAASIYGKRIDATPFRKYTKQKSFNNPWIDSCGVKGYLNKQDENTDEKKTTIKNSTENSDATEISYDEKIDFFAKLLLNKGYDYYGTELLYSGIYGVPLQAHIFFGVIYYQRLRHMAYDKAQVRRTGPVCHLTHQPLKGKKRHGGIRLGEMERDGLISHGCSFIINERFLMNSDGHECFVCPKCGLILSPILQYNCSGKLIKGRSIGGNSKMAVCKSCNVSCKIVYVPYVLRYLLNELICLNITIRLNIQSVESMFGMK, encoded by the exons ATGGCGGTGATTACATCGAATAAtcataaaacaaatgaagcaagtgaaaaagaaatagaCCGTTATAAAATGGATAGTAAAAGAAGTTCAATTAGTAAAAATCGAAATAatgaagataataataaaaaaataagaagaaggataaatatagatattactgatgaagaaataaaattacatgcaaaaattatagaatCCTTATAtccaaatataaaattaaaaatcgATAAAGTAATTAATGGGacttataatatattcacaAAATTTTTAGTTCAATCTCATATTGATgattttaattcatttataaatgtgtatataaaaaatatgcctGAAACATTACCCGTTATAGAATACTCTCCTAATATAAATAGATACTCTTGCTTAAATTATGAGAAAAAACCAACAGAACgtgtaaaattttatataagtgatataaaaataaaaagtccAGTTATAAAAAGTGATAGTGGAAATATAAGAAATGATTACCCATATTTATGCAAATTATCTTGTAAGACATATGAAGGTGAAGTTTTAATggtaataaataaacaatataaaaatgaaattgtTCAAACTACTGTAAGTACAGGTTATATACCTATTATGGTTTTGTCTGATTTATgtaacttaaaaaatttaaataaaaaagaattaacTCAAAAAGGAGAAGATGAAAGTTTATTAGGAGgattctttattatttcgggaaatttaaaaataataagataTGTAATATGcccaaaatataatacaatatTGCTAaacgaagaaaataaagttCACATAAATTGTTTACTAAGTGATAATAgtgtttttattaattctttagtttattcaaaaaattatgaatatggATATTTATCACGATTTCAGGGCTCTTTTATTCATATGCCATTTCATGTGTTAATTTTATGTCTGAGtccaataaaaaaaaaaaattatatatataacaaaattaaattgggtataaaaaatgaaaatgcaataaaatatatagaaaattatataaattctatttttttaaaaaataatattaatgaaaaagaagtattcgaaaaatataatttaaaatatataggaaAGTATGCAAATGTTTCAAGAACTATATTTAGATATTATGAaggaaataattataaaaaaggaaaatccATTATCAAATATTGCGTATTACCACATTTGCAATCTAATTCAGAAAAATTCGAAACTGTTTGTTTAATGTTTAAACAATTAGTTCTAagcaaatttaaattaattaatacaGTAAATAAAGATTCTTTAGAATACCACTCTGTAACAACTTGTAGTGGcttattatcaaatatcCTTAAAGAAAGAATTCTAAATTGCTTTTATAGAATGCAAATGGTATATGCCAGATCTcttcataaatttttggaaaaaaaatatgaaatgtTCAAACTCAATgttaaacaaatatatctaCGTTACAAGGAAATGATATTACATGAACTGAGTGAAGACCACTTCAATCAAATATCGCTTAACAATAATGTGGATACattggaaaataataaagcatTAACCTCGGAAAATG aCCATCTAAACAGCAAGATGGATGCCACAAAAAAACTCAGACTTATGTTTATGAACgaaaaggaaaaattaTTCGCAAGTGTTGATGGATACTTGAGAGAAATGTTTAGTGATACTCGGATATTTGTTGAAAATTCCAAAGCATTTACAGCTGCATCTTTTTCTGTATCATATCTTTTTAAAACGGGGAATATAACATCTGACCATATACATTATCAACAAAGAAGTGGGTGGGCTATTTTAGCGGACGAAATTAATAACCTTAGATTGCTAACTAATTTTAGAGCTATACATAGAGGTAGTTTTTTTCAAGATGTTAAAGTTTTATCACCAAGAAAATTGCTAGGAGAATCTTGGGGGTTTATATGTCCTGTCCATACACCTGACGGTTCGCCATGTGGTTTATTAAATCATTTGTCTCAATATTGTTGTATCTATAATGTTGCTAGTAACGAACcacataaatttaatataaaaatgtatttaaaaaaaatcggaataaatattaatttagaTGAAACAAGTGGAATCCATACTATTTATGAGAATCAAACAATTCCAATTATTGTTGATTCGGTCCCTATTACCTATATTAGTGAAAATGACTTCAAAAGAACAGTTTATAAACtgaaatatgcaaaaaatcATAATCTATACAATTTAAAGTCACACTTTGAAATTATCGCGCACTTAAATGAGCCATCAATGATGGAtagtataataattaatacatGTACAGGCAGAATTATAAGGCCtctattaaatttaaaaatgaaatgtaTTGAATTTATTTCTCCTGGATATCAGCCATATGTTTCTATAGCTGTAAATTatgatgatataataaaaaataatctggctcgaaaaattttaaaaaaaaaagaaaatatagtaaatttaaatagtataaacaatacaaaaaatacgaaaaaaatgacCCTCAAAGAacaatatcatttttttactaataaaaaacataatatgGAAAAAGAAGGAGAAAATTACAATGAAAGTGAAATTgtaagaaaagaaaaaaaaaaaatttcaaagagtaaaaataaaatactagATATactggaaaataaaaaacaatatcaATTCCACGAGGATGAATATATTAGTAGCTCTGATTATGAAACCAGTAGCGAATCGGATAAATATTCAGATGATAATATGTCATCCACAACTTATATCGATAGTGATGAAAACTTAAATttagatatatatgaacaaatccctcaaaaatttgaatatatggaattaaaacaaacatcttttttatcatttttagcTTCTTTAACACCATTTTCTGATCACAACCAAAGCCCtcgtaatatatatcaatgtCAAATGCTTAAACAAACAATGGGTATACAAagtttaaatatgttttatacctttactaataaaatttatagaaTGATAACACCACAATTCCCTCTTGTTGTTACAAGAGATTATGAACTTTATGGAATTGACAATTTTCCTAGTGGTACGAATGCTGTTGTTGCTATATTAGCATATACAGGATATGATATGGAAGATGCacttataattaataaagcTAGCTCAGATAGAGGAATGTTTAGAAcccacatatataaaacggAAATTattgatttatataaaaaaacagatTCTCCTGATTTTGTTCTAGGTAATAATATTAGATATACTACTAATAGTTTGTCatcgaaaaataatatgcgTGAACATAAaggaaaatttttaaataaagatgGCTTACCATGTGTAAACCAAAAAATGGTAGAAAATAATccattatattcatatataaataaaaaaaatgaattaactacttatgaaatttttaaaactcaTGGTGATTATTATGTTGATTGTGTAAGTAATTCACAAAGTAGCAATAACCAAGTTGCAATAATAAGGTTAAGAACAACTAGGCCACCTTTAGTAGGAGACAAATTTGCTTCAAGGCATGGACAAAAAGGTGTTGTCTCGAGATTATTCCCTCATGAAGATATGCCTTTTTCAGAAAGTGGAATCGTTCCAgatgttatttttaatccTCATGGTATACCATCACGTATGACAATTGGTATGCTTATTGAAAGTATTTGTGGTAAAGCTGCTTCTATATATGGCAAAAGAATTGATGCTACTCCTTTTAGAAAATACACTAAACAGAAAAGTTTCAATAATCCATGGATTGATAGCTGTGGAGTAAAGGGATATCTGAACAAGCAAGATGAAAATACcgacgaaaaaaaaactactATCAAAAATTCCACTGAAAATAGCGACGCGACTGAAATTAgttatgatgaaaaaatagatttttttgcaaaatTGCTGCTAAATAAAGGATATGATTATTATGGAAcagaattattatatagtgGTATATATGGAGTCCCATTACAagcacatatatttttcggagtaatttattatcaaaGATTAAGGCATATGGCTTATGATAAAGCCCAAGTAAGACGGACAGGGCCTGTGTGTCATTTAACACATCAACCTTTAAAAGGTAAAAAAAGACATGGTGGTATAAGATTGGGAGAAATGGAAAGAGATGGTTTAATATCACATGGCTGtagttttataattaatgaaAGATTTTTAATGAATTCAGATGGGCATGAATGTTTTGTTTGTCCTAAATGTGGACTGATATTATCTCCAATTTTGCAATATAATTGTAGtggaaaattaataaaaggaAGGTCAATTGGAGGAAATAGTAAAATGGCAGTTTGTAAATCGTGTAATGTTTCATGcaaaattgtatatgttCCTTATGTTTTGCGATATTTATTGAATGAATTAATATGCTTAAATATAACCATACgattaaatatacaatcTGTAGAATCAATGTTTGGCATGAAATAA
- a CDS encoding coatomer subunit delta, putative, whose translation MTVISAVISTKNKILVSRQFQNISKCDLDSLAIPFHNLIERERSDHTYIETEKVRYVYQPLDNIYIFLITNINSNIIEDLEIIKVLSQIIQDICQGNINECTILKKCFTIIFYIDELIKNGVREIVNTNQIKAYIEMESHEEKLQTLIRENKEKEEKERRKFIASKLEKDRQKKNKSSSISNNSFISNNIINSVEYNSNLIENFLYRSEEQPTIIDETFNSYKGMQLTNKKENVRILDVVDNSGIENKSNINVNSIFDKPVNIYINENIICTLSSEGTLCDLDIQGVFNLQINNNKYSKIIIQLNNEYADKAKIHPILDKNKYNSNILELKDKNKNFRTSTVYPLLKWKINHLNDMYLPLNISCWPCEDNESTILNLEIENKMKNPNQNIYDLNVNLMCPSSSKPQVISKDQGIIQHDGILLNWHVDTLENNKNCQIEISVNSKPEHIFPFSVEAKSDVLAHNLNVLSVVDEDTNENIEYEIKKNITYLFTVNK comes from the coding sequence ATGACAGTGATAAGCGCTGTAATAAGTacgaaaaacaaaattttagTTTCACGCCAGTTTCAGAATATTAGTAAATGTGATTTAGACTCTCTAGCAATTCCTTTTCATAACTTGATAGAAAGAGAAAGAAGTGatcatacatatatagaaaCCGAAAAAGTGCGTTATGTGTATCAGCCAttagataatatatatatattcttaataACCAATATAAACTCGAATATTATTGAAGatttagaaataataaaagtattAAGCCAAATTATCCAAGATATATGCCAAGggaatataaatgaatgcactattttaaaaaaatgttttactataatattttatattgatgagttaattaaaaatggtgTAAGAGAAATAGTAAATACGaatcaaataaaagcaTATATTGAGATGGAATCACATGAAGAAAAGTTACAAACTTTGATAagagaaaataaagaaaaagaagaaaaagaaaggagaaaatttattgcatcaaaattagaaaaagatagacagaaaaaaaataaaagcagCAGCATTAGTAATAATAGTTTTATATcgaataatattattaatagtgTAGAATATAATTCCAATTTAATAgaaaactttttatatagatCTGAAGAACAGCCAACTATTATTGATGAAACATTCAATTCCTATAAAGGTATGCAgttaacaaataaaaaggaaaatgtTAGAATATTAGATGTCGTAGATAATAGTggaatagaaaataaatcaaatattAATGTTAATTCCATTTTCGATAAGcctgttaatatatatataaatgaaaatattatatgtacacTAAGCTCTGAAGGAACATTATGTGATTTGGATATTCAAGGAGTATTTAATTTACAaatcaataataataaatactcaaaaattattatacaaCTAAATAATGAGTATGCAGATAAGGCGAAAATACATCCAATATtagacaaaaataaatataattctaatatattagaattaaaagataaaaataaaaattttagaaCATCTACAGTATACCCATTgttaaaatggaaaataaatcatcTCAACGATATGTATCTACCTCTTAATATTAGTTGCTGGCCATGTGAAGATAACGAAAGtacaatattaaatttggaaatcgaaaataaaatgaaaaatccaaatcaaaatatatacgaTTTAAATGTTAATTTAATGTGCCCATCTTCAAGTAAACCACAAGTTATTAGTAAGGATCAAGGAATTATACAGCATGAtggaattttattaaattggCATGTTGATActttagaaaataataagaattGTCAAATCGAAATATCTGTTAATTCAAAGCCTGAGCacatatttccattttctgTTGAAGCTAAATCAGATGTTCTTGCCCACAATCTTAATGTTCTTAGTGTTGTAGACGAAGATACAAATGAGAATATagaatatgaaataaagaaaaatataacctATTTGTTTActgtaaataaataa